TGGCGCTCGTGGGGCATGGCGGGGCCGGCAAGACCACGCTGGCCGAGGCCATGCTCTTCTTGAGCGGGGCCATCTCCCGCCTGGGCAGCGTCGATCAGGGGACCGCCACCACCGACTACGACCCCGAGGAGACCCGCCGCAAGATCAGCATCCAGGCCGCTCTGGCCGTCCTGGACTGGCAAGGGCACCGGCTTGACGTCATCGACACGCCGGGCTACTTCGACTTCGCCGGCGAGGTGGTGGGAGCGCTGCGCGTGGTCGAGTCGGCTGTCGTGGTCTACGCCGCGCCGCAGGGGGTGGAGGTCGGCTCCGAGCAGGTCTGGGCCATGGCCGACCGGCCGTACGACGCTGCCAGGCCCCTGCCGCGGCTCTGCTTCGTGACGAAGATGGACCGGGAGAATGCCAGCTTCGCTCGTACCTTCGACCAGCTCCGGGAGATGTACGGCACGCGGGTCGTCGCGTTGCAGATTCCCATGGGCGAGGCCGAGCGCTTCGAGGGCTTCATCGACCTGGTGCAGATGAAGGCGTACCGGGCCGGCAAGGAGTTCGCCTCGGAGCAGGAGGGGGCCATCCCCGGGGCGTGGCAGGAACAGGCCAGCCGCTGGCGCGATCAACTGGTGGAAGCGGTCGCCGCCACCGACGACGAGTTGACCGCCAAGTTCCTGGAGGAGCAGCCCATCACCCCCGAGGAGCTGAGCCGTGCGCTGCGTGCCGCCGTCCGCACGGGCGCCCTGGTACCGGTGACGCTGGGGTGCGCGTCGCGTGGCATCGGGGTGCGCCGGCTGCTGGACCTGGTGGTGGAGCTGCTGCCCTCGCCCGTCGAGGCGGGGGCCGTCAGGGCCGAGCCCGTCAAGGGCGGGGAGCCCGTCACCACCAGCCCGTCGGCCAGCGAGTCTCTGGCGGCCCTGGTCTTCAAGACCATATCGGACCCGTACGTGGGACGCCTCAATCTCTTCCGGGTCTACTCGGGCGTCCTGGAGTCCGACTCCACGGTCTTCAACCCGCAGCGGGGCAGGGAGGAGCGCATCGGGCAGCTCTTCATCCCGCGGGGCAAGGAGTCGACCCAGGTCGACGCGCTCGGGCCGGGCGAGATCGGGGCCGTCGCCAAGCTGCAGGAGACCTCGACGGGCGACACGCTCACCGTCAAGGACGGGGGCGTGGTGCTGCCGGGCATCCGCTTCCCCGAGCCGGTGCTGACCATGGCGGTGGCGCCCAAGAAGCGCGGCGACGAGGACAAGATCTCGTCGGGCCTGGCCAGGGTGGCGGAGGAAGACCCGACGGTGCGAGTGGAGAAGTCGGCCGAGACCGGGCAGCTGCTGTTGTCGGGCCTGGGCGAGCTGCAGCTCGAGATCGTCGTGAGCCGGCTGCAGAAGAAGTTCGGCGTGGAGGTGGAGCTGACCCAGCCACGGGTGCCCTACCGGGAGACCATCCGCGCCACCCAGAAGGCCGAGGGCCGCTACGTCAAGCAGACGGGCGGGCGTGGCCAGTACGGGGTCGTCTTCTTGGAGATCGCGCCGCTGCCGCCCGGGCAGGGGCTGGAGTTCGTCGACAAGATCTTCGGCGGTGCCGTACCCAAGCAGTACATCCCGGCCGTGGAGAAGGGCTTCCGCGAAACCTGCCAGGAGGGCGTCCTGGCGGGCTACCCCGTGGTGGACGTGCAGTGCACGCTCTACGACGGCAAGTACCACCCGGTCGACTCGTCGGAGATGGCCTTCAAGATCGCGGCCTCCATGGCCTTCAAGAAGGCCTTCATGGAGGCCAATCCCGTGCTGCTGGAGCCCATCATGCTGGTCGAGGTGACGGTGCCCGAGGAGCAGATGGGCGACATCATCGGCGACCTCAACAAGAAGCGCGGCCGCATCATCGGCATGGAGGCCCAGGACGGGATGCGCGTCGTCAAGGCCCACGCGCCCATGGCGGAGATGTTCCGCTTCGCGGTGGACCTGCGCTCCATCACGGGCGGGCGCGGGCGGTTCAAGGCCACCTTCGACCACTACGAGGAGGTGCCGCCGCCCATCGCCGAGCAGGTCATCGCCGCCGCCCAGAAGGAGCGGGCCTCCTGACGGCAGGGCGGCGCCACGCGGCGGCGCTCGTCACTCGACGTAGATCATCTTGCGGGTCATCCCACCGTCGACCACCAGGTTGTGGCCGGTGATGAAGCCGGCCCCCTCGCCGATCAGGAAGAGGCAGGCCGCCGCCACGTCCTCGGGCCGGCCTACCCGTCCGACGGGATGCTGGGCGTGGTCGACGGGGCGAAGCGGCTCGGGCTCGGGGACGTCTGCTTTGCGGTACGCGCGGGTGTCGATCCAGCCCGGGCTGATCGCGTTGACGCGGACGCGGGGCCCCAGCGACAC
This genomic interval from Limnochorda sp. LNt contains the following:
- the fusA gene encoding elongation factor G, which gives rise to MGTLRQPESIRNVALVGHGGAGKTTLAEAMLFLSGAISRLGSVDQGTATTDYDPEETRRKISIQAALAVLDWQGHRLDVIDTPGYFDFAGEVVGALRVVESAVVVYAAPQGVEVGSEQVWAMADRPYDAARPLPRLCFVTKMDRENASFARTFDQLREMYGTRVVALQIPMGEAERFEGFIDLVQMKAYRAGKEFASEQEGAIPGAWQEQASRWRDQLVEAVAATDDELTAKFLEEQPITPEELSRALRAAVRTGALVPVTLGCASRGIGVRRLLDLVVELLPSPVEAGAVRAEPVKGGEPVTTSPSASESLAALVFKTISDPYVGRLNLFRVYSGVLESDSTVFNPQRGREERIGQLFIPRGKESTQVDALGPGEIGAVAKLQETSTGDTLTVKDGGVVLPGIRFPEPVLTMAVAPKKRGDEDKISSGLARVAEEDPTVRVEKSAETGQLLLSGLGELQLEIVVSRLQKKFGVEVELTQPRVPYRETIRATQKAEGRYVKQTGGRGQYGVVFLEIAPLPPGQGLEFVDKIFGGAVPKQYIPAVEKGFRETCQEGVLAGYPVVDVQCTLYDGKYHPVDSSEMAFKIAASMAFKKAFMEANPVLLEPIMLVEVTVPEEQMGDIIGDLNKKRGRIIGMEAQDGMRVVKAHAPMAEMFRFAVDLRSITGGRGRFKATFDHYEEVPPPIAEQVIAAAQKERAS